Within the Opitutaceae bacterium TAV5 genome, the region ATACCGGCACACATTTACAACCGGTTGCCTGCTCGCGACGATCGCGCTGGTTTGCGCAGTGTATGTTTATCGTCAGTTCATGAACCTCGGCGGGCCGAAGGATTACGTGGCGCCGGGCGAATGAGCGGCGGACCGGCGTGGTTTGCGCAGAGTCGGCCCATCCACCCAGTGCGGGCGGATCAAGACCTCCCTGGGGATTTCAGGAAAACCCGTTTCCCCACGCAGCAAAAGCGTATGCAGTTGTTCGACCGCCGTCTCGCCGGAGATGTCCAGATGCTGCGAAATGCCTGCGACCGGCGTATCCACAGAATCACGATTCAACAACGCAACACCGATGTCGCGCGGGATACTCCAGCCGTTTGCGGGCAACCACTCAAGAATTGCCGGATCATTTCCGACAACCGCCTCCGGCCTGTTTACCCTGACCCACTCCGTGAAGGTTCGCTCGCAAAAATCCTCCGGCAGACACGGCGGGACGATCTCCAGTCTGCTCCCGTCCACTGCGTCCGGCGCGAACAACTCCTTGCTCATCGCGCCTAGCCATTCGTAGCGCAACCGCTGCTCGGCGATCAGGGCGTGCGCCAGTCCGATGCGCCGGTAGCCGAGTTCACGCAGCCGGTTGCAGGCAATGTGCATGGCATTGAACGCGTCACTCCCCACGCGATGAAACGGCAGGCTCTCCGGAGGATTGCCCACCACCACGATTGAGAAGCGTTCCCACTTCACCCCTTTCAAGCACAGCGGCACATCATGCGACTGAAGCGGCAGCAGCACCATGCCCCGGATGCCGCGTCCGTGCATAATGCGGTCGGGCTGCCTGTTCGCGCCGAGATCTGCCTGGATTTGCAGCACGTCGAGAGCATATCCCAGGCGCTCGCATGCTCGCTTCATGCCGTTGATAAACGACCGGTGCCAGGATCTCATTCGCTCCGCCTGCCAGCGGTCGTCCACGAGTGCCGCGAGATTGCTGCTGGTCACCCGGGAACGATGCCGGTCGCGGCGCGCCACCAGCGCGGCCAGCACCGGATCGGGCGTGTAGCCGAGTTCTTCCGCCGCCCTGAGCACCCGCTGCTGCGTCGCCGCCGGGATGCGCGGATCGTTGCGCAACGCCCAGGAAACCGTGGCCGCCGTCACTCCCGCCCGGCGGCCAACATCGGCCTGCGAAGGCCGACGGGGAGAATTACGGACATCTTCTTCCTTCATTTAATACATTAAATCCGGCATCGGTTGAGCGCTTGCAAGCCTCGTTCACTGTCCGTGCTCAATCCCGCCTGCCCGCACCCGCTTTCCATCCCCCCCCACTTTTTTTCCACCGTCCGATGACACCAACCGCGAACACCCGACAAAACATCGCCGACCAGCTACTCGCTCATTTCCGCAACCCGGAAACCAGCGTCGAAAAGCGCGTCGCCAATGGCATTCGCCGTCACCGCATGGGACCGGCGAAACTGCGCTTCGTGAACGCGGACGGGCTTCCCGCCGCTGACGTCCCCATCACCGTCCGCCAGACTCGTCACGACTTCCTTTTCGGCTGCAACCTGTTCCTCCTCGACGGCTTCAAGGCCAGCGAAGACAACCGCGCCTACGAGCGCGCCTTCCTCGACCTCTTCAATTCCGGCGTCGTCCCCTTTTACTGGTCCGACCTCGAACCCGTTCGGGGCCAACCGCGCTTCGCCGCAGGCAGCCCCCCGATCCCGCGCCGCCCGCCGCCCGATGTCGTCGTGGACTTTTGCGAACGCCACCGCATCACCCCCAAAGGCCACTGTCTTGTATGGCACCAATGGATACCTGGATGGCTCCCCTCCGATCCTGATGAGACCGGGTGCATTATCACCCGCCGCATCCGCGAAATCGCCAGTCGCTACGGCCGCAGCATCCCCATGTGGGACGTCGTCAATGAACCGATGGAAAAGCATCTGTTTCCCGGCGCCACCATGCTGCCCGACGACTACATCGCCGACGCCTTTTGCGAAGCCGCCCGCGCATTCCCCTCCTCCACCACCCTCTTTCTCAACGAAGCTACCACCTACTCCTGGCGAAACATCGAGGGTCGCACCACCGGCCTCCACCTCCTTGAACAAAACCTGCTCCTGCGCGGCCACAAAATCGACGGGCTCGGCCTTCAGTATCACCTCTTCTTTTACGACAAAAACAACGTTCTCACCACTTCCGTCGAAGACCTTATCCGCGCCCGCGACACTCACCTCGATCCCAACCGGCTTTTCGCCGCCCTCGATCTTCACGCCCAAACCCGTCCCGGCCGCCCCATCCATATTTCGGAAATCACCCTCCCCGCGTATCCCGATCTTCCCGACATTGTTGCCGAGGACCTCCAGGCCCGCCTTCTCCGCGAACTCTACCACCTCTGGTTCAGCCATCCCGGCGTCGAGGGTATCTACTGGTGGAACCTTGCCGACGGCGTCGCCCACGGACGCGAAAGCGCCCTGCGCGCCGGCCTCCTCCGCGAAGACCTCTCCCCAAAACCCGCCTACGATGCCCTGCGTCAACTCATTCGCGAGGAATGGACCACCTGCTTCACAACCTTGAGCGATGCCGACGGCATCTGCGAATTTTCCGGCTTCCACGGCGACTACGAAATCACCGTCGAACACCCCGGCGGCCATCGCACCACCCACACCATCGGCCTCCACAAAAACAGTCCGGTCCACTTCACCCTCAACATCGACGCTCCAGCCTGCTCGTCCAGGGCGGCTCCGGTGAACGAATCCACCAATGCAATAACCTGAATCCACCCATCATCCCAACCATGCAAAACACATCCCGTTACATCCTCACGATCCGGTCCGCGATCTTCGTAGTTGCTGCGTTTTTCACGCCGGTAATCCACGCTCAGTTCGCCACTGGTTTTGAAACTTCCACCTATACCGCTGGCAGTACGATCATCGGCATCACGGAACCCACCGCCTCCGCGAAGTGGGAGGACGGATTCAACAATTCCAGCAGCGCAGTTATCATTGCCTCCATCGCCAATCCATATTCCGGCAGCCAGCATCTGCGCATCACCAATGACGCCTCCACAGCTCGCTCGGCCACGCTCAATCTTGGCAGTTCTTTTTTCGACACGACTGCCGGTGCTGGTGATATCACCATTGCTTTTGCTTTCGCGGTCGGCGCGGATGTGTCCGCGGGCACAGGGGGCCAGGCTCAGTTTTATTTGGGCACCAAGAACACTGATTTTGCCAACCCTTATTGGTTCGGTTTGCTCTACAATGACGGTAAAATCGACCTTCGCGTTAACGGTTCCACCGGCATAAGCAGTGCTGCGTTCACAATCGGCCAATACACCGATTTTTCCGCGCTTGGTGGCTATGTGCGGTGTGAAATTGTGATTGATCCGACGACCCAAAAATACAAATCGGTCAAACTCTTCGGCACACTCGCTGATGCTGACCTAACCTCCATCGTCCAGAGCAGTGCATCGGGCGGCACAATCCCTCACATCGCCGCGCCCTCGGGTGCCATCCCGAACTACTTTTCGGTCATAACCGGCAGCAACGACACGCTGACCCTCGACGTTGATGCCATCAGCATCTCGCAAACCTCGATCCCCGAACCGGCCAGCAGCGCGGTACTTTTCGCTGTGCTCGCCACGTCCGGCATGTTTTTCCTGCGACACTCCCGAACCCGGGTCCGCTCCTGATGGCAAGTCAAGTATCCCCGACGCTCACAGGCGGACAGACACCACGCCTGTGTTTTTCACCCCACCATTTCGTTCCCCGATTTAGTCCCGTATTCGCGCTCCTAGTACATTCTCCAATTGTCCCATGAAAAAACCATCCGCTTTCACACTGATCGAACTGCTCACCGTCATCGCCATCATCGGTATTCTGGCCGCGATCATCATCCCCACGGTGGGGGTTGTTCGAGGCAAAGCCAAGGCGGTCACTTGCGCCTCCAACATGCGCCAGATCGGAACCGCCATGCTCACCTACGCCAGCGATAATAAAAATCATTTCCCTTATGGCTACGGTTACCCGCTGTCTGACGGCAATACAGTTCAGGACACATGGCTGGTAGCACTCTCCCCATATGTCGGTCTCGAAAACCGTCTTGGTAAAAATCCGCTTCCGCGCGCCGAGGGCGTTCTCCTATGCCCGGCCTACAATTACGACGCAGTCGCACGGAAAATCCCCTACGGATACAATCCTAACATCGACCCCAGGAATGACGGAAATCGGTCACCAAGATGGAATTACAATGCAATCATCGGCACGCCTTCACGTTTATTCCTTGTGATTGAGACAGACACCAGTGGCGACTTCTACTTGTCTATCTATGGCCTCGCGCGTCGCCATCCCGGCGACATCGCCAACTTTCTTTTCGCTGACGGTCACGTCGAAGCAATCAAAAGCCCTCAACCTGGGATCTATCACGTCGATGGTGAAGGCGGTGGCGGCGACAACCGCTGGAACTTTTCCCGCAACAATTGATCCCCCTCCTCCCCCCATCCGATATTTTTATACCCTCACATGAAACCCGGCAAATCCCTCAGCACTCTCGTCGCGTGCATCGCTCTGTTGCACATCGCATTGCGCGCCGATGTTACGCTATCGTCCATTTTTTCCGAACACGCTGTTCTTCAAAAAAGGGACCGTGTCCCCGTCTGGGGAAAAGCCTCCCCAGGCGAACAAATCACCGTGTCACTTGGTAATGGTGGCAATGCCCTCGTCGTTGCCAAAGCCACCACTGGCAGCGATGGCAAATGGTGTATTCAACTTGACCTTTCCCGCGCCTCCTCCGGCCCGTTCGAACTTGTGGTCACCGGCAACAACACACTGCGCATCGGCGATATTGTTGTCGGCGAAGTGTGGCTTGCCTCCGGTCAATCCAACATGGCGTGGACCGTTTACAATTGCACCGATTCCAGGCCCCTCATCGCCGCCTCCGCCAACCCTCACATCCGTCAATTCAGTGTCAAACGCGACACATCCCCTGTTCCTTTGGACGAGGTGCAGGGCGAATGGCGCATCGCCGGTCCCCGCACCACCGGTGGCTTCACCGCCGTTGGCTACTTCTTCGCCCGGGAACTCCAGAAAAGCCTCAACCAACCGGTAGGACTCATTCACGCCAGTTGGGGCGGAACCAACATCGAAGGCTGGATCAGTCCCGATGGTCTCGCCCGCAATTCCGACCTCAAGACCTCCGCTGATCGCTACCGCGATGATGAGCAAACTTTTTCAAATCGTATCGAAAAATACAAGACAGATTTTGTTGCATGGTCTATTCGTAATCAACGCATGGATACCCCCGTCCTTTCTCCCGCTGACGTGTTTGGCCCGGCCACAGGCACCGGCCCGACCCTTGCGTGGACACCTGTGCATCTGCCTCTCCCATCCACCACCGTCACCGCCGCATCAGTCACTCTGCCTCCCGCTGGCACTGTCTGGTATCGACGCACACTTGAAGTTCCCGTCGCAAATGCCGGCATCCAGCAAGCGCTGGAAATCGGACGTATCGACGGATTCTATACCGTATATTTCAACGGCGAGAAAATCATTGAGGTCACCCCTGCCACGGGCGCCCGCCCACCCCGCCCGATCTACGTCAATGGCCAGTTCGTCAAGGCCGGCGCCAACACTTTGGCGGTTCGCATTTATAATCCCGGTGGCATTCCGGTCATTCGCAGCGGACCCCCACTGCGTTTCATCTTTCGCCCCATCGATGGCGAATGGCAGATGCACGTCGAAAAATCCTTTCCACTCCCCGTGCCCGAATCTCCCGGCATGCCCGCGTTCCCGATCATGCCACAGAAGCCCCAGGACATTGGTGGCTACATCTACAACGCAATGATCCATCCACTTGTTCCCTACGCCATCCGCGGAGCCATTTGGTATCAGGGTGAAAGCAACGCCAGTCGCGCCTGGCAATATCGTGATGCATTCCCTCTTTTGATTGCCGACTGGCGCGCACAATGGAAAAGCGATGACTTCCCATTCTACTTTTGCCAGCTCGCTAATTTTGGAGGGAAATCCGACAAGGCCGGTGACAATGCCTGGGCGGAGATTCGCGAAGCCCAAAACCTCGCGCTCAAACTTCCTGCAACCGGTCAGGCTGTGCTCATTGACATTGGTGAAGCCGACGACGTTCATCCGCGCAATAAAATCGACGTCGGCGATCGCCTCGCGCGTGTCGCCTTGGCCAATACCTATGGTCAAAAAATCACCTTTTCCGGTCCTGTTTTCGCGTCGCACCAGCGCGAGGGCTCCTGTATCCGCCTCACCTTCACCCATGCGGATGGCGGTCTCGTGGCCCGCGAACTTCCCGCCACCTGGCAGCCACGTTCTACCGTGGAGCGCTTCGTTCCACTCGTGCGCAACAGCGTCGGCAGTCAACTCGAAGGATTTGCCATTTGCGGCGCTGATCAGGAGTGGGCCTGGGCGCAGGCAAAAATAGAAAACGACAACAGGGTCGTCGTCTGGTCGCCATCCGTGCCCGCCCCGGTTGCCGTCCGGTACGCATGGGCAATGAACCCGACCTGCAACCTTTACAACGCCGCCGGGCTTCCTGCCTCGCCTTTCCGCACCGACGATTTCCCGGCCATCACCCGCAACACCAAATACTGAGCGACCACCTGCAACAACTGGAACGTTTTACAGCCCTTGTTTGCAGGCCGCGACGAGTTCATGCATGGAACCGGTGGCGAGACAGATTTTGTCGTCGGTGGCTCCGTAATAGAGGCGAAGCTCGTCCTTGTCCCAATCGCCGAGCGCACCGCAAGGGAAAACGGTATTGTCGCAATTGCCGTTGCGCTCGCAAGGTTCCTTCGGGGCGAGTATCCAACTGTTGGTTTTGCCAATAATTTTCCACGGTTTTTCCAGATCGAGCAGGATCGCGCCCACGTAGTAGTAGGTGCCGCCTGCGGGCGTGAAAACGCCGTGCATGATGTCGAGCCAGCCTTCAGGCGTCCAGAGCGGCGGCGTGGGGCCGATCTTTTGCGTGTTCCAGTAACGATAGCCGGCGGCGAGAAGCGGTTGAAAATTACCCCAGTGAATGAGATCGGGCGAGGAGCTGATCCAGATGTCACCGTTGCCGCCGTCGCCCCCGCCGGGGCGGTCGAGTTTCCAGTATTGTCCGTTGATTTTTGCGGGGAAAAGCGACGCGCCGCGGTTCTTCGGAGCGGTGATGATGGCAATGCGTTCGTAGGTCTTGAAGTCGGTGGTGTGGCCCAGCATGCCGACGGGGCCGTCGTATCCGTGAACCATGACGGGGGTGATGATATATCAGGTGTCGTCGATTTTTGTCACCCGGTTGTCGATGTAGTGGTGGTACAATGACCACGGATGTTCATCGGACTGGACGTCGATGAAGTTTTCACGTCCAAGCGTGAAGTGAATGCCATCGGTGCTGCGGGCAATGCGCGTCTGACCCACGTCGCGTCCGTAACCGCGCGTGGCGGCATGATCGACAACGGAGACAAGCAGCAGGGTTTCGTCGCCAAACTGGACGGGGCTGGGGTTGTAGATTTACGCCGTGCCGGGATAATCTTCCAGACGGATGAGCGGATTTTGAGGATGGCGCTTCAGGATGGTTGTGGCGTCGCGGCAAGGATATGTATTCATAGTAAGACTACTATTTTTTGAAAAACAGGTGGTGCGGGTTGTATGGCTGTTGCATCATCGTTTCCATGATGGCGATTGTGGAGCGGCAGGTGGAAAGCCGCCAGATGGGGGCGGGATGATCTCCGCTGTCCAAGGCGGCGATGAAGGCGCGGAAGGCGGGTGCGTAGCCCATCTCTTCGGTGTCGTCGCCCGGAGTTGTTGCCGGGGGAGGGGGGGAGAGGGCGTTTGTGCGCAGGATTCGTCCGCAGGGAAAGGCGCTGGCGGCGTTGGGGAACTGGATGTCGAGCGTGTGGTCGTCGCCCTCGAATACGAGGTATTCGCAGTTGGCGCCGCTCACGGGAAGAAATTCGAGATCGCAGGTGACTCCGCCGGGCCATGTGCCGCGCACGTGCCAACTGTCCGCCGGGGAAGGCGAAAAGCGAACTTCGGCTTCGGCAAAAAAATCTCCGAAGAGAAATTGTGCGGAATCGATCAGGTGAATGGCGGTGGTCGGAAAATGATCCAGGCGACGACGAAGGCGCGCCATGCGCCCGCGGACGTGGCGGATTGTCGTATTCGATAACTCGATGCACTTGAGCAGCGGCGTGTGGCGGCGGTTGAATGCGACAAAAAGCCGGGTGCCTGTCCGCGTTTCACAGTCCAGCAGCGCGTCGAATTCCGTCCGCGAAATGGCGGGGGGTTTTTCGAGGTAAACGGTTGTCCCGGCCTGCATGGCCAGAGTGGCCGTCGCGGCATTGGCGCGCTCGGTCGTCAAGACCATGACGGCGTCGAGGCCGGGTGTTTCCAACAGTTGCGCGGCGTCCGGGCAGGGGCTGGCTGAGGGAAAAAGTTGGGCGGCGGTGGAGAGATTTTGCGGGTTTGGATCGCAGACCGCCGCGACTTCCACGCGGTCGGAAAGGCGGCGGATAATCGGCGTGTAAGTCCCCCGCATGATCCCCCCGCAGCCGAGTATGCCCAGCTTGTGTCTCCGGGTTTCCATAATGGCTAACCCTCCGACCAGTCGAAGAGGATGCCCATGGTGCGCACGCGGTCCGTGTTCGCCAGACGGTAGGCTTCCACGCATTGCTCCGGGCGGAACCGGTGCGTATTCAGGCCTGCGAGCGAAAAATGTCCGTTTCCGACCGCTGCAAAAAAACGGTCCGCGGCGACGCGGTTGTTCCATTCGGGTGAATTTCGACCGTCATGCACGCCGCGCAAGGTAAGGCCGCGTCGGATAAAGTCGGGCGTCAGCGTCTGACTGACGGGCGACCCGGTGTCTCCGAGCAGCACCACGGTTCCCAAGGTCTCCACCATTGCAAATGCGGCGTGGAGCACGGCGGCATTTCCCGTTGAGTCAATGACCGCGCGGGGCGCTTCGTCTCCGAGCGCGTTTAGCACGGCGTCTTTTGCCTCCGCGGCGGGAACCGCCACGGGAATCGCTCCGGCGGCGGCGGCCATGTTCAGGCGTTCCGGGGAAAGATCGATCATGGCTACGCGCCCGGCCCCTCCCATCAAAGCCCAGCGACATGCCATCTGTCCGATGGGGCCCGCGCCGATGATTGCGACGGGGTCGCCGAGGCGAATGTCGGCGGCGCGCACGCCGTGTCCTGAGATTTTGGCGAGAGCGAACCACGGTGCGTCATCATCGCTCACGTTGTCCGGCACAGGATAACATTCCTCTGCCTTTAACAGTCCGTGCGACGAGTGTGGATTGCGACAAACAATCCGGTCGCCAACTTTCAACGGCCGTCCCGCTTGCTCGTCTGCGCTATTTGACGAGTCAGCAGCGGGGCCGATTTCCTGCACCACGCCCATCACGGAATAACCGGGATGAAACGGATATTTTACCCAACGATCCCAGTGCGTGCCCGGATCAAAATTACGGTTAAAAACGATATTCTCCGTTCCGGTGCTCATCAACGTCCGCACCTTTCGCACCAGCACCTCGCCGGCGGAGGGGACGGGGATTTCGCAAGGAACGCACTCAACTTGTCCTTTCCCCGTGAAAATCAGTTTTCGGCCAGCCAACATGGAGGTGTTTTTCATACGCAAACCAGGCTGGCGGGCCTTATTGGCGCGGCCAGTTGAGTTATCGGTGTTTGTTTGTGTTTTCCGGCTGTTTCTGTTTTCAGGAGGCATGGATAATGGTTGGAAAAAACTTCACCGTCACCTCGCTTCTGGGCACCTCCTTTCCTACATGGTTGGCATGAGACACCACCTCGTGGATGGCCACCAAACGCCGCGCCATCTGCATCCAAATGCCATTGAAATTGTATTCCATCCCACAGGCTGCGGGCACACCACAGTGTTCCCCAAGAACAGGAAGCCCGAACGGGTGAATTTTTCCGCAGGTGACGCGATTTTCTATGCGCCCGATCTGCTGCACGATCAGGTGGTGGATGATGGAGGCGAGGACTGGTGCGTGCTGGCGGCCGCGCCTCCCGGACTGAGATTGAATGGTTGTCTCCATGTTCCCGCCATCGCAGACACCGCGCTTTGCGCCGAGATAGAAACGTTGGCGCGAAGTCTGTCCACGGGACCGGACGCCTACCACGGCGTCCCGGACGCGGGGAAACCCGACGGCCTGCCCAACGCGATTTCCGTCCTTCTGGATCTTCGCACGAGCGCGATTATGCTGCACATGATCGAACTGGCCGTCGCCGCCGACTCCGCCAGGGCGCGGCACGGCGCGTCATTTTCATTGCGGGCGGCGCGTCAGGTGGAGGCCGCCGAACGCTACATCCAGCAGCATCACGACGAGATCAAATCGTTGTCCGAGGTGGCCCGCCATGTGGGCCTGAGTCACGATCATCTGCGCCACGTTTTTCGCAAAATCCGTGGACGAAGTCTGGTGCGTTACCTCAACGAGATTCGCATTGCGCGTGCCCGCACTCTCCTCGCCCACACGATGCTGCCAATCAAGGAGATAGCCGATCTTTGCGGTTTCTGCGACGAGTATTATTTCTCCGCCCTTTTTCGTCGTCTTTGCAGCATCGCTCCCGGCGCCTACCGTGAGCAGCACCGCACATCGAAAAGTGACAGTACCCCGCCGTTGACAAACGGCCGGCATACTACATGGGCGCCACGCAACTGCCGTGACCTGCTCGCGCGCTGACGGGCGCGCCGGGCGTGGCCACGGTTCATGCGTCTGTTTTTGGAAAGACAGATGCCAAATGTCTCAAGGGAACTCCCGGGAACTGGACAGAAGGCAACGAAGAGAACGAAAAATAACCAGGGATGCTTACCGTTCGCTTATTTTTAGGGGTCTCCTTTGTTTTACTTTCGTTACCTTTGTTTTCTTCTGTTCAAAAATGAATTTTTAGAACTTCCCTCAATATTTCCGGGGGCGGCCCTTCCGATGGGATATGACACTCTCCCGTGCGATCAGTCTGTAAGGAAGGACGGTTCGTCCGGGTGTGTTGCGGTCGGTCAGCCTCGCCTCGATCACATCGGCAGTGGCCGCCGCCATCGCCTGGTAATCGGGGGAGATCGTCGTCAACGGCGGCACCGTATAGCGCGAGAAGGAAGTCTGTTCCGAGGCGATCAGCGATATGTCGTCCGGCACTCGTCGTTCGTAGAGTGAAAATGCATAAAGCGAGATGATCCCGGCGTTCCCTCCCGGACAAAACAGGGCATCAATCCCCTGTTTCAGAAGTTTTCCCGTCAACTCGACATAGCTTTCGTCGCCCGGTCCCGAGAAAAAAATCAGCGAATCCTCGCAAGGGAGTTTTCGGGATTTCAGCGCACGAACAATGGCCGCGTGACGTTGGCCGGTGTTGCCCGTGCCGGGCTCGCCGTGAATAATGCAGCCGATCTTGCGACAGCCGCGTTCGTGAAGATGCCCGATCGCAAGCTCCATGCCCTGCTCCTCGTCCGAGCGGATGTAATACACATGGGGTGGATTGGCCGCGCCCTCGCGATCGAGAATCACCAGCGGCACCGGAAAACGGTCCGGCCAGTCGGCGAATGAAGCCGGCTCCGCCCCGATGGCCACGGCCGCGCAGAACTGGATGTCGTCAAGCCGCTCGCAATTGTCGGCAGGCAGGATTTCCAGCCGAAAACCGCGCCGGGGCATCTCCTGCGTGAGGGCCATCAGGATCATGTCCACGCAACTGTGGACCGGATACACCGGGCTGTAAGGCGTGATGATGACGACGTTTTTTTGCTTGAGGGAAAGTCGGGGGAGGTAGCCGTGCTCGCGCGCCACGGCCAGCACATGCCGCCGGAGTTCGGGGCGAATATTCGGGTGATGGTTAAATACACGTGAGACGGTTGCCATGGAGACGCCGGCGATCCGGGCGACCTCCTCGATTTTGACCGCGGGCGCCGCCGGTTCCGCGGCCTTTTCCTCCAATCGTCCGTTCCTTTGGCTTCCTGCCACCTTGCCTTTCCGTGTCGATTGGGTCGTCTTCATTCTTTTGAAAATCTGTTCCGGTTCCTGGAAAACTTTTCTTTCTTTCGGAAAAGAAAGATTATTTTCAATGATAATTCTGAAAACCTTTCTGTTATCATGCGTGATATGAAACCCTTCATTCCACACAAACAAGGTTCCTTCCCCTTGCCCCACACACGCAGACGATGACCCCCGCAAAACGAAAAGCAGTTTTATTCACCTCCGCAGGAACGGCGAAACTGACCGATATCGAGCAGGGCGAACTCGATGACGACAGGGTGCTCGTCAGAAACGAGGTGTCCGCCATCAGCGCCGGCACGGAACGCGCCTGCCTGCTGGATTTGCCAAACCTCGCCGACGCACCTTCCGGACAATTTCCGAAATGTCTCGGCTACAGTGGCGTGGGGCGCATCGTCGAAGCCGGGAGAAATGTCGGCAACGTGAAAATCGGCGACCGTGTTCTGACTCATTGGGGGAGCATGCATTCAAACTACAACGACATCACCGAAGCCAACCTGCTGAAAATCGACAACGAGGCGCTTGCCTCCGAGCACGCGGTTTTTGCGGTGATCGCCGGCTTCTCGCTCAATGGCCTGCGCAAGACGCGGCTGGAGCTTGGCGAAAGCGCGGCGGTGGTCGGCATGGGCATCCTTGGCGCGTTTGCGGTGGCGCTGTGCCGCATCGCCGGCGGCGCGCCGGTGATCGCCACGGATTTGAGCGAGCGGCGTCGCGCCCTGGCGCTCTCGCTTGGCGCCCATCACGCGTTCGATCCTGCCGACAAGGACCACATCCGGAAAGTCCGGGATGCCTCGCGCGGCGGTGTAAACGCGGTTGTGGAAGTCACGGGAGTGTCGGCCGCGTTGAAGCAGGCCTTGGCCTTCACCGCGAAGTTCGGACGCGTGGCATTGCTGGGCTGCACCCGCGTCGCGGAAAATGACATCGATTTCTATCAGGACGTCCATCGTCCGGGCATCGAGCTGATCGGCGCGCACACGGATGCGCGGGCGAAACAGGAGTCGCGCCCGCACGCCTGGACCTGGAAGGATGACGCGCGGGCGTTGCTGGATTTCATGGCGGACGGACGTCTGGACATGGCGAAAATTTTATCGGCGGTCTATTCGCCGCACGAAGCGCCGGCGGTTTATGACCGGCTCGCCAGGGCCCCTGCTGATTTTCCTGTCGGGGCCGTGTTCGACTGGAGAAAACTATAAGAAATGAAGACGCCGTCTTCTGTTCAATCCCCCCCACACGCACCCGTGTAATGAAAAAAACATTTCTGAACCAGAGTCCTCCGGTCATCACATCGCTTTTCAGTGGAGCAACGCCGCAGGAGCTGATTGCCAAGGCGGCCAA harbors:
- a CDS encoding AraC family transcriptional regulator, whose protein sequence is MDNGWKKLHRHLASGHLLSYMVGMRHHLVDGHQTPRHLHPNAIEIVFHPTGCGHTTVFPKNRKPERVNFSAGDAIFYAPDLLHDQVVDDGGEDWCVLAAAPPGLRLNGCLHVPAIADTALCAEIETLARSLSTGPDAYHGVPDAGKPDGLPNAISVLLDLRTSAIMLHMIELAVAADSARARHGASFSLRAARQVEAAERYIQQHHDEIKSLSEVARHVGLSHDHLRHVFRKIRGRSLVRYLNEIRIARARTLLAHTMLPIKEIADLCGFCDEYYFSALFRRLCSIAPGAYREQHRTSKSDSTPPLTNGRHTTWAPRNCRDLLAR
- a CDS encoding transcriptional regulator yields the protein MATVSRVFNHHPNIRPELRRHVLAVAREHGYLPRLSLKQKNVVIITPYSPVYPVHSCVDMILMALTQEMPRRGFRLEILPADNCERLDDIQFCAAVAIGAEPASFADWPDRFPVPLVILDREGAANPPHVYYIRSDEEQGMELAIGHLHERGCRKIGCIIHGEPGTGNTGQRHAAIVRALKSRKLPCEDSLIFFSGPGDESYVELTGKLLKQGIDALFCPGGNAGIISLYAFSLYERRVPDDISLIASEQTSFSRYTVPPLTTISPDYQAMAAATADVIEARLTDRNTPGRTVLPYRLIARESVISHRKGRPRKY
- a CDS encoding threonine dehydrogenase; amino-acid sequence: MTPAKRKAVLFTSAGTAKLTDIEQGELDDDRVLVRNEVSAISAGTERACLLDLPNLADAPSGQFPKCLGYSGVGRIVEAGRNVGNVKIGDRVLTHWGSMHSNYNDITEANLLKIDNEALASEHAVFAVIAGFSLNGLRKTRLELGESAAVVGMGILGAFAVALCRIAGGAPVIATDLSERRRALALSLGAHHAFDPADKDHIRKVRDASRGGVNAVVEVTGVSAALKQALAFTAKFGRVALLGCTRVAENDIDFYQDVHRPGIELIGAHTDARAKQESRPHAWTWKDDARALLDFMADGRLDMAKILSAVYSPHEAPAVYDRLARAPADFPVGAVFDWRKL